A section of the Humulus lupulus chromosome 2, drHumLupu1.1, whole genome shotgun sequence genome encodes:
- the LOC133816788 gene encoding self-incompatibility protein S1, giving the protein MKIRSQFRSLTIILLFTVTIIFMSFSGPGQRYLLVSPGAEYDVRIINGFSDNSSLPLVIWCASEQSDLGGRALQERDDFSWRLRTDVWGNPHFVCTMKWDRRRKKFDAFKVSRDVRRCSPLRKCSWLVTETGFFFSNDEINWKKDFSWL; this is encoded by the coding sequence ATGAAGATCCGAAGCCAATTCAGAAGCTTAACCATCATACTCTTGTTTACCGTTACGATAATCTTCATGTCGTTTTCCGGGCCGGGGCAGCGGTACCTGTTGGTGTCTCCGGGAGCGGAGTACGACGTCAGAATCATAAACGGGTTCAGCGACAACTCGTCGTTGCCGCTCGTGATCTGGTGCGCGTCGGAGCAGAGCGACCTCGGTGGGCGGGCGCTGCAGGAGAGAGACGACTTCAGCTGGCGGCTGAGGACCGACGTGTGGGGCAACCCTCACTTCGTGTGTACCATGAAGTGGGATCGAAGGAGGAAGAAGTTCGATGCTTTTAAGGTCTCGAGGGATGTTCGTCGTTGCAGTCCTCTTAGGAAGTGTTCTTGGTTGGTCACTGAAACTGGCTTTTTCTTTAGCAATGATGAAATCAACTGGAAGAAAGATTTTTCATGgctatag